In a single window of the Phycisphaerae bacterium genome:
- a CDS encoding YifB family Mg chelatase-like AAA ATPase: MFARIHSMALAGIEAHPCEVEVDVTGHGFGVPALVGLPDSAVKESIDRIRSALANSGYALPKTRTTVNLAPADIRKEGPAFDLPIAIGLLLADDQLRSEMAEQYLIAGELALDGQVRAIKGALSIALLCRDNGFRGLLIPRENAEEAAVVDGVEVYGIDSLAQAVSLLAGELPLEPTTVDLDALFARAAQYDVDFADVRGQEHVKRALLVAAAGRHNVLMIGPPGAGKTMLAKRLPTLLPPLSLQESLETTRIYSASGKLPGKTSLLATRPVRQPHHSISIAALVGGGTIPSAGEVSLAHHGVLFLDEFPEFNRSVLESLRQVIEDHTVTIARSHSAADFPADFLLVTAMNPCPCGYFTDPRKPCKCSAPQIDRYLARISGPLLERIDIHVEVPAVPISALRDTQPGTDSATLRRQVEQALAVQRARFGQGSTTTNGRMTSRQLRKYAVIDGDGERLLRRAVSELGLSARAHDKVLRVARTIADLAGAEHITSTHLSEAIQYRRLDRSL, from the coding sequence ATGTTCGCCCGCATCCACAGCATGGCCCTCGCGGGGATCGAGGCCCATCCTTGCGAGGTTGAAGTCGACGTCACGGGGCATGGCTTTGGTGTGCCGGCGCTTGTGGGCCTGCCGGACTCGGCTGTCAAAGAGAGCATCGACCGCATCCGCAGCGCGCTCGCCAACTCCGGCTACGCGCTGCCCAAGACCCGCACGACGGTCAATCTCGCGCCGGCGGATATCCGCAAGGAGGGGCCGGCATTCGATCTGCCCATCGCCATTGGCTTGCTGCTGGCCGACGACCAGCTCCGCAGCGAGATGGCGGAGCAGTATCTGATCGCCGGCGAGCTGGCCCTGGACGGCCAGGTGCGGGCCATCAAGGGGGCGCTTTCCATTGCGCTGCTGTGCCGCGACAACGGCTTTCGCGGGCTGCTGATCCCGCGCGAGAACGCGGAGGAGGCTGCGGTCGTGGATGGCGTCGAGGTCTACGGCATCGACTCGCTGGCGCAGGCGGTCAGCCTGCTGGCGGGCGAGCTGCCGCTCGAACCGACGACGGTCGATCTCGATGCGCTCTTCGCGCGGGCCGCGCAATACGACGTGGATTTCGCCGACGTGCGTGGGCAGGAGCACGTGAAGCGCGCCCTGCTGGTCGCCGCCGCGGGAAGACATAACGTACTGATGATCGGCCCGCCGGGCGCCGGCAAGACGATGCTGGCCAAGCGCCTGCCCACGCTGCTGCCGCCGTTGTCCCTGCAGGAGTCGCTCGAAACCACGCGCATCTATTCCGCGTCCGGCAAGCTGCCCGGCAAGACCAGTCTGCTTGCGACGCGCCCCGTCCGCCAGCCGCACCATTCGATCAGCATCGCGGCGCTGGTCGGCGGCGGCACGATCCCCTCGGCCGGCGAGGTCTCGCTCGCGCACCATGGCGTGCTGTTCCTCGACGAGTTCCCCGAGTTCAACCGCAGCGTGCTCGAATCGCTCCGGCAGGTCATCGAGGACCACACCGTCACCATCGCCCGCTCGCACAGCGCCGCCGATTTCCCGGCCGACTTCCTGCTGGTGACGGCGATGAATCCCTGTCCATGCGGTTACTTCACCGACCCGCGTAAACCGTGCAAATGCTCCGCGCCGCAGATCGACCGCTACCTGGCACGCATTTCCGGCCCGCTGCTGGAGCGGATTGACATCCACGTCGAGGTGCCCGCGGTCCCGATCTCCGCCTTGCGCGACACGCAGCCCGGCACCGACAGCGCGACGTTGCGCCGGCAGGTCGAGCAGGCCCTCGCGGTGCAGCGCGCCCGCTTCGGCCAGGGCAGCACGACAACCAACGGCCGCATGACCTCGCGCCAGCTCCGCAAGTACGCCGTGATCGACGGCGACGGCGAACGTCTGTTGCGTCGGGCGGTCAGCGAGCTGGGCCTGTCGGCCCGCGCGCACGACAAGGTCCTGCGTGTGGCCCGCACGATCGCGGACTTGGCCGGCGCCGAGCACATCACGTCGACGCACTTGTCCGAGGCGATCCAGTACCGCCGGCTGGATCGGAGCCTCTAG
- a CDS encoding PspA/IM30 family protein: protein MILAKLWRSLRAQLNKLANAFWTADPIAQMQYEYDLAVAQLKEGREGLEQYRALVERVSRQVANDQQHVASLEAKIKAYLQAGDRETAARFALELQKAKQQYSENQEQLKLHEQSYNNNLTKIKHASGKLARVREKIQKYDAELKMSRAEAEMAKLARDFNFDVTTDFGQIEQVIQEKISLNRAKARVAADLSSEGVVEVEREQAMEKALADQALREFEIQAGLVTPETAPVAEAAKELGPAAKTTQSQGQV from the coding sequence ATGATTCTGGCCAAACTGTGGCGCTCGCTGCGGGCCCAGCTCAACAAGCTCGCGAATGCATTTTGGACGGCCGATCCGATCGCGCAGATGCAGTATGAATACGATCTGGCGGTCGCGCAGCTCAAGGAGGGGCGCGAGGGGCTCGAGCAGTACCGCGCGCTGGTGGAGCGCGTTTCCCGGCAGGTGGCGAACGATCAACAGCACGTCGCCAGCCTGGAGGCCAAGATCAAGGCCTACCTGCAGGCGGGCGACCGCGAGACGGCGGCCAGGTTTGCCCTGGAGCTCCAGAAGGCGAAGCAGCAGTACAGCGAGAACCAGGAGCAGCTCAAGCTCCACGAGCAGTCGTACAACAACAATCTGACCAAGATCAAGCACGCCAGCGGCAAGCTGGCCCGGGTGCGCGAGAAGATCCAGAAATACGACGCCGAGCTGAAGATGAGCCGGGCCGAGGCCGAGATGGCCAAGCTCGCGCGCGATTTCAACTTCGACGTGACGACGGACTTCGGGCAGATCGAGCAGGTCATCCAGGAGAAGATCAGCCTGAACCGTGCGAAGGCCCGCGTGGCGGCCGACCTGTCGAGCGAGGGCGTCGTCGAGGTCGAGCGCGAGCAGGCGATGGAAAAGGCCCTGGCGGACCAGGCGCTGCGCGAATTCGAGATCCAGGCCGGGCTGGTCACGCCCGAAACCGCACCGGTCGCCGAAGCGGCCAAGGAACTCGGGCCCGCGGCCAAAACGACGCAGTCCCAGGGCCAGGTATGA
- a CDS encoding ATP-binding protein, which produces MNRQMALPETFPPWAQALAEAYFSGTTCVFILHGNVHDLIAGPEGARTAYCGLTEFLASQVFGSWDIVVQYDLSGGLRAQPGTDAQRLQAMMPYLTARLGDPGAWPREPDSALLLLDRLMERNLLENDPARQKSIGILLDYAQYLVPAAEPGAQPRGVSTNVVRLLGWAQNPYIKRVNTAICLVADKLAEVNDRLVQSPHVATIEIPMPERAARAAFIDWAARGARLEALADFTSAELAEVSNGLSLVGLNLLLSQARQSGRPVDRARFRALKKSMIERQGQGLLEFIEPNHTLDMLVGQDAAKQRLREDAELLQHGRLEAVPMGYLIAGAVGTGKSFLAECYAGSIGIPCVKLRNFRSKYVGETEGNLEHVLTVLRSLGPVVVVIDEADAALGSRSAEGDSGTSSRVFSMIASQMGDTRYRGRIVWMLLTCRPDLLPIDLKRQGRAEVHIPLFYPQDDAEVQAMLTTMARKNKITLATDTLPAGLAARQLSGADIESVVLEARRRALAARRDDVSGADLDAALADFIPSVQGLEKELQELAAVLECTQLQLLPPAWRQRVMPPNGRVQLQERLVAIRQLIEA; this is translated from the coding sequence ATGAACCGGCAGATGGCACTTCCGGAGACATTTCCCCCGTGGGCGCAGGCCCTCGCGGAGGCCTACTTCTCCGGCACCACCTGCGTGTTCATCCTGCACGGCAATGTCCACGACCTGATCGCCGGCCCGGAGGGAGCGCGCACCGCGTATTGCGGTCTGACGGAGTTCCTGGCCAGCCAGGTGTTCGGCTCGTGGGACATCGTCGTGCAGTACGACCTTTCGGGCGGCCTGCGGGCCCAGCCCGGGACCGACGCGCAGCGCCTGCAGGCCATGATGCCTTACCTGACAGCACGACTCGGCGATCCGGGCGCCTGGCCGCGCGAGCCGGACAGCGCGCTGCTCCTGCTCGACCGGCTGATGGAGCGGAACCTGCTGGAGAACGACCCGGCGCGGCAGAAAAGCATTGGCATCCTGCTCGACTATGCCCAGTACCTGGTCCCGGCGGCTGAGCCCGGCGCCCAGCCGCGCGGGGTGAGCACGAATGTCGTGCGGCTGCTGGGGTGGGCCCAGAACCCGTACATCAAGCGGGTGAACACCGCGATCTGCCTGGTTGCCGACAAGCTGGCGGAAGTGAACGATCGCCTGGTGCAAAGCCCCCACGTCGCGACCATCGAGATCCCCATGCCCGAGCGCGCGGCGCGCGCCGCGTTCATCGACTGGGCGGCGCGGGGCGCGCGGCTGGAAGCGCTCGCCGATTTCACGTCGGCCGAACTGGCGGAGGTGTCCAACGGCTTGAGCCTGGTGGGCCTGAACCTGCTGCTTTCGCAGGCGCGCCAGAGCGGGCGGCCGGTGGATCGCGCCCGGTTTCGCGCGCTCAAGAAGTCCATGATCGAGCGGCAGGGCCAGGGATTGCTCGAGTTCATCGAGCCCAACCACACGCTTGACATGCTTGTGGGGCAGGACGCCGCCAAGCAGCGCCTGCGCGAGGACGCGGAACTGCTGCAGCACGGGCGGCTGGAAGCCGTGCCGATGGGGTACCTGATCGCGGGGGCCGTGGGGACGGGCAAGTCGTTTCTGGCCGAGTGTTACGCCGGCTCGATCGGCATTCCCTGCGTGAAGCTGCGGAATTTCCGCTCGAAGTACGTGGGCGAGACGGAGGGCAATCTCGAGCACGTGTTGACGGTGCTCCGCTCACTCGGCCCGGTGGTCGTGGTGATCGACGAAGCCGACGCGGCCCTGGGCAGCCGCAGCGCCGAGGGCGACTCGGGCACGTCCAGCCGCGTCTTCTCGATGATTGCGAGCCAGATGGGCGACACGCGCTACCGCGGGCGGATCGTGTGGATGCTGCTGACGTGCCGGCCGGACCTGCTGCCCATCGACCTGAAGCGGCAAGGGCGGGCCGAGGTGCACATCCCGCTCTTCTATCCGCAGGATGACGCCGAGGTCCAGGCCATGCTGACTACCATGGCGCGCAAGAACAAGATCACGCTCGCCACCGACACGCTGCCGGCCGGCCTGGCCGCGCGACAACTCAGCGGCGCGGACATCGAAAGCGTGGTGCTCGAAGCCCGGCGGCGGGCGCTGGCGGCGCGGCGCGACGATGTCAGCGGTGCCGATCTGGATGCCGCGTTGGCGGATTTCATCCCCTCGGTGCAGGGGCTGGAGAAGGAGCTGCAGGAGCTGGCGGCGGTGCTGGAATGCACGCAGCTCCAGTTGCTGCCGCCGGCCTGGCGGCAGCGCGTCATGCCGCCGAACGGGCGCGTGCAGCTGCAGGAGCGCCTGGTGGCGATTCGACAGCTGATCGAGGCTTGA